The Nostoc sp. 'Lobaria pulmonaria (5183) cyanobiont' genome window below encodes:
- a CDS encoding ATP-dependent Clp protease proteolytic subunit, protein MDISPIKAVQAPYYGDNFYRTPPPDLPSLLLKERIVYIGMPLVPAVTELIVAELLFLQSDDPEKPIKIYINSTGTSGYSGEPIGFETEAFAIYDTMKYIKPPIHTICVGSAMGMSAMLLSAGTKGCRASLPHSSIILHQPKSYAQGQATDIQIRAREVLVNKGALVDILHQTTGQTPEKIIKDMDRLLYLTPYEAKEYGLIDRVFEKEELANPPLPASVL, encoded by the coding sequence ATGGACATTTCCCCAATTAAGGCTGTTCAAGCCCCATATTACGGCGATAACTTTTACCGGACACCACCGCCAGATTTACCTTCCCTTTTATTGAAGGAGCGAATTGTCTATATTGGGATGCCACTGGTGCCTGCTGTCACCGAATTGATCGTGGCCGAATTGCTGTTTTTGCAATCCGACGACCCCGAAAAGCCAATTAAAATCTATATCAACTCTACCGGCACTTCCGGTTACAGTGGCGAACCCATTGGCTTTGAAACCGAAGCCTTCGCCATCTATGACACCATGAAATATATCAAGCCTCCGATCCACACCATCTGCGTTGGTTCCGCGATGGGTATGTCAGCGATGCTCCTCAGTGCTGGTACAAAAGGTTGCCGCGCTAGTTTGCCTCACTCCTCGATTATCCTGCATCAGCCTAAGAGCTACGCCCAAGGTCAAGCAACGGATATTCAAATTCGCGCTAGGGAAGTTTTGGTAAATAAAGGGGCGTTAGTTGATATCTTGCATCAAACCACTGGACAGACCCCAGAAAAAATTATTAAAGACATGGATCGGCTGTTATATCTGACACCCTACGAAGCAAAGGAATACGGACTGATTGACCGAGTTTTTGAGAAAGAAGAACTCGCAAATCCCCCACTCCCTGCCAGTGTCCTTTAA
- a CDS encoding vWA domain-containing protein translates to MKVKLLSALNDNNVDMAQTSSQRQLAMTIFAIAGELDQNLPLNLCLILDRSGSMHGQPIKTVIQAVERLIDRLKVGDRISVVAFSGTAEVIIPNQAIEDPESIKSQIKSKLTASGGTAIADGLELGITELMKGTRGAVSQAFLLTDGHGESGLRIWKWDIGRDDNKRCLKLAQKAAKLNLTINTFGFGNSWNQDLLENIADVGGGTLAHIEHPEQAVEQFSRLFGRIKSIGLTNAYLLLSLVPNVRLAELKPIAQVAPDTIELPVEPEADGSFAVRLGDLMQDVERAVLANIYLGQLPEGKQAIAHLQIRYDDPLVNEEGLLSPLMPVYADVVRAYQPTSNPQVQQSILALAKYRQTQLAEAKLQQGDRTGAATMLQTAAKTALQIGDKGAATVLQTSATRLQAGEELSEADLKKTRIVSKTVLQE, encoded by the coding sequence ATGAAAGTTAAATTGCTCTCGGCGTTAAATGACAATAATGTTGATATGGCTCAAACAAGTAGCCAACGTCAACTAGCAATGACGATTTTTGCGATCGCTGGTGAGCTTGACCAAAATCTGCCTCTTAATCTCTGCTTGATTTTGGATAGAAGTGGTTCTATGCATGGACAACCAATAAAAACGGTGATCCAGGCGGTGGAAAGATTAATAGACAGGTTAAAAGTAGGCGATCGCATCTCAGTTGTGGCTTTTTCCGGCACTGCGGAAGTCATTATCCCTAACCAAGCGATTGAAGACCCCGAAAGCATCAAATCTCAAATTAAAAGTAAACTGACTGCTAGCGGCGGTACTGCGATCGCTGATGGTTTGGAATTGGGAATTACAGAACTGATGAAGGGTACAAGAGGCGCTGTTTCCCAAGCGTTTCTGCTGACGGATGGACATGGTGAAAGCGGTTTGCGAATTTGGAAATGGGATATTGGGCGAGATGATAACAAGCGTTGTCTTAAATTGGCGCAAAAGGCTGCCAAGCTGAACCTAACTATTAATACTTTCGGATTTGGTAATAGCTGGAATCAGGATTTGCTAGAAAACATTGCCGATGTCGGTGGTGGGACTTTAGCCCATATTGAACATCCTGAACAAGCTGTGGAGCAATTTAGCCGACTGTTTGGGCGGATTAAATCGATTGGGCTAACTAATGCCTACTTGCTGTTATCTCTAGTGCCCAATGTCCGATTAGCAGAACTTAAACCTATTGCCCAAGTTGCCCCAGACACAATCGAGTTACCAGTGGAACCCGAAGCTGATGGTAGCTTTGCTGTGCGTTTGGGAGATTTGATGCAGGATGTAGAACGGGCAGTTTTGGCAAACATTTATCTGGGACAATTGCCAGAAGGTAAACAAGCGATCGCTCATCTGCAAATTCGTTATGATGACCCGTTGGTTAACGAAGAAGGCTTACTTTCGCCCTTGATGCCAGTGTATGCAGATGTGGTGCGGGCGTATCAACCGACTTCTAATCCCCAGGTGCAACAGTCTATTTTAGCATTAGCAAAGTATCGCCAAACCCAGTTAGCTGAGGCGAAATTGCAACAAGGCGATCGCACTGGTGCAGCCACGATGCTGCAAACAGCTGCTAAAACTGCTTTACAAATCGGAGATAAAGGGGCGGCGACAGTGTTGCAAACTTCTGCCACCCGTCTGCAAGCTGGGGAAGAACTTTCGGAAGCAGACCTGAAGAAAACTAGGATTGTATCAAAGACTGTTTTACAGGAATAA
- a CDS encoding ATP-dependent Clp protease proteolytic subunit: MPIGVPKVPYRMPGGQYTDWISIYDRLYRERIIFLGRDIDDEIANQIIAVMLYLDSDDPGKDIYLYINSPGGMVTSGMAIFDTMQHIKSDVVTICVGLAASMGSFLLAAGTKGKRIALPHSRIMIHQPSGGTRGQATDIEIEAREILRIRHQLNGIYADKTGQTIEKIEKDMDRDFFMSAEEAKQYGLIDRVIEDRTSVVTGE; the protein is encoded by the coding sequence ATGCCTATAGGCGTTCCTAAAGTTCCTTACCGGATGCCCGGTGGACAATATACAGATTGGATTAGCATCTATGATCGCCTTTATCGGGAACGGATTATATTCTTGGGGCGAGATATTGATGATGAAATTGCCAATCAAATTATCGCTGTAATGCTGTATCTGGACTCAGACGATCCAGGTAAAGATATTTATTTATACATCAATTCCCCCGGTGGGATGGTTACATCTGGCATGGCTATTTTTGACACCATGCAACATATCAAATCAGATGTAGTGACTATTTGCGTGGGTTTAGCTGCTTCAATGGGGTCTTTCCTGCTGGCAGCTGGCACCAAAGGCAAACGCATAGCATTGCCTCACTCACGGATTATGATTCACCAGCCTTCAGGTGGTACCCGTGGACAAGCAACCGATATCGAAATTGAAGCTAGAGAGATTCTGCGGATTCGTCACCAGCTCAATGGGATTTATGCAGATAAAACAGGTCAGACCATAGAAAAGATTGAAAAAGATATGGATCGTGACTTTTTCATGTCTGCTGAAGAGGCAAAACAATACGGTTTAATTGACCGTGTGATTGAAGACCGAACCTCCGTAGTAACTGGGGAGTAG
- a CDS encoding vWA domain-containing protein, with amino-acid sequence MKVNLQPALNDGNLDANQLNSQRQLGISISAIAETQDRHVPLNLCLILDHSGSMNGRSLETVKKAAIRLVDRLNPGDRLSVVVFDHRAKVLVPSQSIENPEKIKQQINRLAADGGTAIDEGLRLGIEELAKGKKDTVSQAFLLTDGENEHGDNNRCLKFAQLAASYNLTLNTLGFGDNWNQDVLEKIADAGLGTLSYIQKPEQAVEEFNRLFSRIQTVGLTNAYLLFSLMPNVRLAELKPVAQVSPDTIELPLQQEADGRFAVRLGDLMKDAERVILANIYLGQLPTGEQAIANVQVRYDDPAANKVGLVTPSIPVYAHVVKNYQADLNPQVQHSILALAKYRQTQLAETKLQQGDRSGAATMLQTAAKTALQMGDTGAATVLQTSATQLQSGGDLSESDRKKTRIVSKTVLQDTPPQ; translated from the coding sequence ATGAAGGTTAATTTGCAGCCTGCCTTGAATGATGGTAATTTGGACGCAAATCAACTGAACAGTCAACGTCAGTTGGGAATTTCGATTTCGGCGATCGCAGAGACTCAAGACCGCCATGTGCCCCTGAATTTATGCTTAATTCTCGATCATAGTGGTTCGATGAACGGGCGATCGCTAGAAACGGTGAAAAAAGCAGCAATTCGTCTGGTAGATAGACTCAATCCGGGCGATCGCCTCAGTGTGGTAGTTTTCGATCACCGTGCCAAAGTCTTAGTACCGAGTCAAAGTATCGAAAATCCAGAGAAAATCAAGCAGCAAATTAATCGCCTAGCCGCTGATGGGGGAACTGCAATTGATGAAGGACTGCGGTTGGGGATTGAGGAGTTGGCAAAGGGGAAAAAAGATACTGTTTCCCAAGCCTTTTTGTTAACCGATGGGGAAAATGAACACGGTGATAACAACCGCTGTTTGAAATTCGCCCAATTGGCTGCTAGCTATAATTTGACTTTAAATACTTTGGGATTTGGTGACAACTGGAACCAAGATGTTTTAGAAAAAATTGCCGATGCTGGCTTAGGTACTTTATCTTATATTCAAAAACCCGAACAGGCTGTGGAAGAGTTTAATCGCCTGTTCAGCCGCATTCAAACGGTGGGATTGACTAATGCTTATCTTTTATTTTCCCTGATGCCCAATGTCCGGCTAGCGGAGCTCAAACCCGTCGCCCAAGTTTCTCCAGACACAATTGAGTTACCACTGCAACAAGAAGCTGATGGACGTTTCGCTGTGCGGTTGGGAGATTTAATGAAAGATGCAGAACGGGTAATCTTAGCTAATATTTATTTGGGACAATTGCCAACAGGTGAACAAGCGATCGCTAATGTGCAAGTCCGCTACGATGATCCAGCCGCCAACAAAGTAGGTTTAGTTACACCAAGTATCCCAGTTTATGCCCATGTAGTCAAAAATTACCAAGCAGACCTGAATCCCCAGGTGCAGCATTCTATTTTGGCATTAGCTAAGTATCGCCAAACCCAACTAGCCGAAACGAAATTGCAACAGGGCGATCGCTCTGGTGCGGCGACGATGTTACAAACGGCTGCGAAAACTGCGCTGCAAATGGGAGATACTGGGGCAGCGACGGTGTTGCAAACTTCTGCCACCCAGCTACAATCTGGTGGAGATTTATCCGAAAGCGATCGCAAGAAAACCAGAATTGTCTCCAAAACAGTTTTGCAAGATACCCCTCCGCAATGA
- a CDS encoding type II toxin-antitoxin system VapC family toxin, whose protein sequence is MSYLIDTHILLGWLFDDPKLHTDCRDIIGNPDHRIIVSSASAWKIATKYRMGKLPEAKQLVEQYLQILHQAKFLELAITTTHALKAGSLPIAHRDPFDRMIMAQAELESLAVITYDKAFQTGLIQVIPDFK, encoded by the coding sequence ATGAGCTACCTCATCGACACCCATATCCTACTGGGGTGGCTCTTTGACGACCCAAAACTCCACACTGACTGCCGAGACATCATTGGCAACCCAGATCATCGGATTATTGTCAGTAGTGCTTCTGCTTGGAAAATTGCCACTAAATACCGGATGGGTAAACTACCCGAAGCCAAACAACTCGTTGAGCAATATTTACAGATATTGCATCAAGCTAAATTTCTCGAACTTGCCATCACCACAACCCATGCACTTAAAGCAGGAAGCTTACCGATTGCCCACCGAGATCCCTTTGATCGCATGATCATGGCTCAGGCTGAACTCGAAAGTTTAGCTGTAATTACCTATGACAAAGCCTTCCAGACTGGACTGATTCAGGTAATTCCCGACTTCAAGTAA